From the Anaerolineales bacterium genome, one window contains:
- the metE gene encoding 5-methyltetrahydropteroyltriglutamate--homocysteine S-methyltransferase yields MTLTANLGYPRFGAKRELKTTLESFWKGKLDEAGFLAACADLRRQNWQLQQAAGIDFIPSNDFSPYDQVLDTAAMVGAVPARYQWTGEQVSLQTYFAMARGGKTAGGDVPAMEMTKWFDSNYHYIVPEFEPEQKFKLTHNKALAEFKEALDLGIRTRPVLLGPVSFLGLGKSTAEGGDPLDLLPALLPVYQAILGLLAEAGAEWVQIDEPCLAQDLSEKQAAGYQAAYAELVAPAHPKLMLTTYFEGLRDNLDLAVSLGAAGLHIDLVRAPEQLEPTLAALPAESWLSVGVVDGRNVWRTDLDTALAKVKQAAEALGPQRVLIAPSCSLLFSPYDLDLETKLDAELRSWLAFAKQKIAELATLKQALESGSDEGLLESRKALEGRAKSARTHDPAVRQRMAAITPTMLQRQQPHAQRKAVQDGSFGLPPFPTTTIGSFPQTKEVRAKRAAFRKGEISKEQYEDFLREETKRTIRFQEEIGLDVLVHGEFERTDMVEYFGEQLQGFAFTQHGWVQSYGSRGVRPPIIYGDVTRPQAMTVDWSVFAQSLTNKPMKGMLTGPVTILQWSFVRNDQPRAETCQQIALAIRDEVQDLEANGIRIIQIDEPAFREGMPLRREDWAAYLKWAVDAFLLASTGVQDETQIHTHMCYAEFNDIFDAIAHMDADVISIEASRSKMELLDAFERYAYHNDIGPGVYDIHSPLVPNQADMQSLLENALKVIRREQLWVNPDCGLKTRGWAEVEPALRGMVAAARALRAKLG; encoded by the coding sequence ATGACCCTCACCGCAAATCTCGGATATCCGCGCTTCGGCGCAAAACGTGAACTCAAGACCACCCTGGAAAGCTTCTGGAAAGGCAAGCTGGATGAGGCCGGCTTCCTAGCCGCCTGCGCCGATCTGCGCCGCCAAAACTGGCAGCTGCAGCAAGCCGCTGGCATCGACTTCATCCCCTCCAACGACTTCTCGCCCTACGATCAGGTGCTGGATACCGCCGCCATGGTCGGCGCCGTGCCGGCTCGCTACCAGTGGACCGGCGAGCAGGTGAGCTTGCAGACCTACTTCGCCATGGCCCGGGGCGGCAAAACCGCCGGCGGCGATGTACCCGCCATGGAGATGACCAAATGGTTCGACAGCAACTATCACTACATCGTGCCGGAGTTCGAGCCGGAGCAGAAGTTCAAGCTCACCCACAACAAAGCGTTGGCCGAATTCAAAGAAGCGCTGGATCTCGGCATCCGCACCCGCCCCGTGCTGCTGGGGCCGGTCTCCTTCCTCGGCCTGGGCAAGAGTACGGCCGAGGGCGGCGATCCGCTGGACCTGCTCCCCGCCCTGCTGCCGGTTTACCAAGCCATCCTGGGCCTGCTGGCTGAGGCCGGCGCCGAATGGGTGCAGATCGACGAGCCTTGCCTGGCCCAAGACCTCAGCGAAAAGCAGGCTGCCGGTTACCAAGCTGCCTATGCCGAATTGGTCGCGCCCGCCCATCCCAAGCTGATGCTGACCACCTACTTCGAGGGCCTGCGCGACAACCTCGACCTGGCAGTTAGCCTGGGCGCAGCCGGCCTGCATATTGACCTGGTGCGCGCCCCTGAGCAACTCGAACCCACGCTGGCCGCCCTGCCGGCCGAGAGTTGGCTCTCCGTCGGTGTGGTGGATGGGCGCAATGTGTGGCGCACAGACCTGGATACCGCGCTGGCCAAAGTCAAACAGGCTGCCGAAGCCCTAGGGCCGCAGCGGGTGCTCATCGCCCCATCCTGCTCGCTGCTCTTCAGCCCGTACGACCTCGACCTGGAGACCAAGCTGGACGCCGAGCTGCGTTCCTGGCTGGCCTTTGCCAAGCAAAAGATCGCTGAACTGGCCACTCTGAAACAGGCCTTGGAGAGCGGCTCCGACGAGGGTTTGCTTGAAAGCCGCAAGGCGCTGGAAGGCCGGGCCAAGTCAGCCCGCACCCACGACCCGGCCGTGCGCCAGCGTATGGCCGCCATCACCCCCACCATGCTGCAACGCCAGCAACCGCACGCCCAACGTAAGGCAGTGCAGGACGGCAGTTTTGGCCTGCCCCCCTTCCCCACCACCACCATCGGCTCCTTCCCGCAAACCAAGGAAGTGCGCGCCAAGCGCGCCGCCTTCCGCAAGGGCGAGATTTCCAAGGAGCAGTATGAAGACTTCCTGCGCGAGGAAACCAAGCGCACGATCCGCTTCCAGGAAGAGATCGGCCTGGACGTGTTGGTGCACGGCGAGTTCGAGCGCACCGACATGGTGGAATACTTCGGCGAGCAGCTGCAGGGCTTCGCTTTCACCCAGCACGGCTGGGTGCAGAGCTACGGCTCGCGCGGCGTGCGCCCGCCGATCATCTACGGCGATGTCACTCGCCCGCAGGCCATGACGGTGGATTGGTCGGTCTTCGCCCAGTCGCTGACCAACAAGCCCATGAAGGGTATGCTCACCGGGCCGGTGACCATCCTGCAATGGTCTTTTGTGCGCAACGACCAGCCGCGCGCCGAGACCTGCCAGCAAATTGCCTTGGCGATCCGCGATGAGGTACAAGACCTGGAGGCCAACGGCATCCGCATCATCCAGATCGACGAGCCGGCCTTCCGCGAAGGCATGCCGCTGCGCCGAGAGGACTGGGCCGCCTATCTCAAGTGGGCCGTGGACGCCTTCCTGCTCGCCTCGACTGGGGTTCAGGACGAAACCCAGATCCACACGCACATGTGCTATGCGGAGTTCAACGACATCTTCGACGCGATTGCCCATATGGATGCGGATGTGATCTCCATCGAGGCCTCGCGCTCCAAGATGGAGTTGCTGGACGCCTTTGAACGTTACGCCTACCACAACGACATTGGCCCTGGCGTGTACGACATCCACTCACCGTTGGTGCCCAACCAGGCCGACATGCAGAGCCTGCTGGAGAACGCGCTCAAGGTCATCCGCCGCGAACAGCTCTGGGTCAACCCGGACTGCGGCCTGAAGACCCGCGGCTGGGCCGAAGTCGAGCCGGCCCTGCGCGGTATGGTGGCAGCGGCGCGGGCGCTGCGCGCCAAGCTGGGCTGA
- a CDS encoding NAD+ synthase — translation MMGEIDLNINTQLARTILTGFIRSEVTRVGFQRVVLGLSGGIDSALSCYLAAEALGPENVLAIRNPYKTSSPESLTHAQLVIDALGVQSTTIDVTAMVDPYFESQPDIDNIRKGNAMARARMLTWYDQSAAFGGLVLGTGNKTEILLGYTTIYGDSAYALNPNGDLYKTQIRELSRTMGVPEPILNKPPSADLWLGQTDEGELGFTYEEVDKLLYLLVDRRYTAAECVEAGFKETFVKAVIERVRRNHFKRVMPPIAKLTNRTVGYDFLYLRDWGT, via the coding sequence GTGATGGGCGAGATTGATCTGAACATCAATACCCAGTTGGCGCGCACCATCCTGACCGGCTTCATTCGCAGCGAGGTCACCCGGGTGGGCTTTCAGCGCGTGGTGCTGGGCCTTTCCGGCGGCATCGACTCCGCGCTAAGCTGCTACCTGGCTGCCGAAGCGCTGGGACCGGAAAATGTGCTGGCCATCCGCAACCCGTACAAGACCTCCTCGCCGGAGTCGCTCACCCATGCCCAACTCGTAATCGACGCTTTGGGTGTGCAGAGCACCACGATCGACGTCACCGCCATGGTGGATCCCTATTTTGAAAGCCAGCCGGACATCGACAACATCCGCAAGGGCAATGCCATGGCTCGGGCGCGCATGCTCACCTGGTATGACCAGTCGGCCGCCTTCGGCGGGCTGGTGCTGGGCACTGGCAACAAAACCGAGATCCTGCTCGGCTACACCACCATCTACGGCGATTCGGCCTACGCACTCAACCCCAATGGCGACCTATACAAGACCCAGATTCGCGAATTGTCCCGAACCATGGGCGTACCCGAACCGATCCTCAACAAGCCCCCCTCCGCAGACCTGTGGCTGGGTCAAACGGACGAAGGTGAACTGGGCTTCACGTATGAAGAAGTGGACAAACTGCTCTATCTGTTGGTAGACCGGCGTTACACCGCCGCAGAATGTGTGGAAGCCGGCTTCAAGGAAACTTTTGTGAAAGCCGTCATCGAACGCGTACGCCGCAACCACTTCAAACGCGTGATGCCGCCCATCGCCAAGCTAACCAACCGCACGGTGGGATACGATTTCCTGTATCTACGAGATTGGGGCACTTAG
- a CDS encoding transposase — translation MKQKKALILSADQAFAGLIGQVLEDTGAYQPVLARSLAAASQQADPQVNLLVLDAASGLEAQAVQALRNRAPLAKLILIPDEGKPADPDLAALGAERVLPSPFYLPDLLSAVEELFGPLEPAAERHSYGDPAPRLRSAAREPLPAPAWLDNVSEAASYLARLSLETASHAALIVREGQLWAYAGELPRSAAEELATAVAAGGEADLARFVHLQATGADYMLYGTPLGANFSLALAFDAQAPLSKMRAQVAEAARALVSQPQAALHRDSAEPASRSTPSSRDFTEEMQPPSAAHAASEPAGKPLKLVTDNLQQPSLSYSFALIPRLPRHRLEGDLAQRLSEWLPELCLAFAWQLETLSLNEAALQWSVRLAADKPPEVVARIMDQHLSGRIFAEFPRLAQDNPSGEFWAPGYLVTGGRLDEQTLREFIRKTRTRQGLNV, via the coding sequence ATGAAACAGAAAAAAGCGCTCATTCTGAGCGCAGACCAGGCGTTTGCCGGGCTGATTGGGCAGGTGTTGGAAGACACCGGCGCCTACCAGCCTGTTTTGGCGCGCTCCCTGGCTGCCGCCTCCCAGCAGGCTGACCCGCAGGTCAACCTGCTGGTGCTGGATGCAGCCAGCGGGTTGGAAGCGCAGGCCGTGCAAGCGCTACGCAACCGCGCGCCACTGGCCAAGCTTATCCTCATCCCCGATGAGGGCAAGCCAGCCGACCCGGACCTGGCCGCGCTGGGCGCCGAACGCGTGCTGCCCAGCCCCTTCTATCTGCCCGACTTACTCAGCGCGGTGGAAGAGCTCTTCGGCCCCCTGGAACCCGCCGCTGAGCGTCACAGCTACGGCGACCCCGCCCCGCGCTTGAGGAGTGCTGCCCGTGAGCCGCTGCCCGCACCGGCCTGGCTGGACAACGTCTCCGAAGCCGCCAGCTATTTAGCGCGGCTTTCCCTGGAAACCGCTTCGCATGCCGCGCTGATCGTGCGCGAGGGGCAGCTGTGGGCCTACGCCGGCGAGCTGCCGCGCTCGGCAGCCGAAGAACTGGCCACGGCTGTGGCTGCCGGCGGCGAAGCCGATCTGGCGCGTTTTGTACACTTGCAAGCCACTGGGGCGGATTACATGCTCTACGGAACACCGTTGGGCGCCAACTTCAGCCTGGCGCTGGCTTTTGACGCCCAGGCGCCGCTCAGCAAAATGCGCGCCCAGGTCGCAGAAGCCGCCCGGGCGTTGGTCAGCCAACCGCAGGCCGCCCTGCACAGGGATAGTGCTGAGCCAGCCAGCCGCTCCACTCCATCCAGCCGCGACTTTACGGAAGAGATGCAGCCCCCCAGCGCTGCGCATGCGGCGTCAGAACCAGCCGGCAAGCCGCTCAAGCTGGTCACCGACAACTTGCAGCAACCCAGCTTGAGCTACAGCTTCGCGCTGATCCCGCGCCTGCCCCGGCACCGCCTGGAAGGCGACCTTGCGCAGCGCCTCTCCGAATGGTTGCCGGAACTGTGCCTGGCCTTTGCCTGGCAGCTGGAAACCCTGAGCTTGAATGAAGCCGCCCTGCAATGGTCCGTGCGCCTGGCAGCCGACAAGCCGCCCGAGGTAGTGGCCCGCATCATGGACCAGCATCTATCCGGGCGTATCTTTGCCGAATTCCCGCGCCTGGCGCAAGACAACCCCTCGGGTGAATTCTGGGCGCCGGGTTATCTGGTCACCGGCGGCCGCCTGGACGAACAAACCCTGCGTGAGTTCATTCGCAAAACCCGCACCCGTCAGGGTCTCAACGTGTAA
- a CDS encoding LCP family protein, with product MTTTTARREGFFRRWANRFRALDGLTKTLFILFLVLGIASSVVAFNYVNFLTAHAPSHTLPGLALSDNGDPQTPEEAVQAQNIFSYVSPQRWDGASRVNVLVMGLDARDWEAGQGAPRTDTMIVLTYDPVSNTAGMLSVPRDLWVEIPGFGHEKINNAYALGEGSRLPGGGAGLAVKTVEQLLGITINYYAQIDFVAFERFIDIIGGVKMDIPSDTRVEVIGDQRTNCPPGGCTLIPSGRQVLNGQLALAYARARHSGDGDFDRSSRQQEVILAMREQLARDDVRAVVLNNLLNIYNELSNGINTNMGIEEALSLAWSVKDVKVENIRRGVLGPNACQAAGCIGKDYVTISNSPDGLSILKPVSQNIRLLRDEIFSAGTVRSPLAASSEATDLMKMEAAQVSIFNGSGQGGLAESTKAYLEARGMLISSVNSADNVGGTLIYDYTGNPYTVQYLATLMGVNSARIYSRYDPNSAVDVEVVLGPEWVVPAQ from the coding sequence ATGACAACTACAACTGCTCGTCGTGAGGGCTTCTTTCGCCGCTGGGCTAACCGCTTCCGCGCGCTGGATGGCCTCACCAAAACCCTGTTTATCCTCTTCCTCGTGCTGGGCATTGCCAGCAGCGTGGTGGCGTTCAATTACGTCAATTTCTTGACAGCACACGCCCCCTCGCACACCCTGCCTGGCTTGGCGCTGTCAGACAACGGCGATCCGCAAACGCCGGAAGAGGCTGTGCAAGCCCAGAACATCTTCTCTTACGTGTCGCCACAGCGTTGGGATGGCGCCAGCCGCGTCAATGTGCTGGTGATGGGCCTCGACGCTCGCGACTGGGAAGCCGGTCAGGGCGCCCCTCGCACCGACACCATGATCGTGCTGACCTACGACCCGGTCAGCAACACCGCCGGCATGCTCTCCGTCCCGCGTGACCTCTGGGTCGAAATCCCAGGCTTTGGCCACGAGAAGATCAACAACGCCTACGCCCTCGGTGAGGGCAGCCGCCTTCCGGGCGGTGGCGCCGGCCTAGCAGTAAAGACCGTAGAGCAGTTGCTGGGCATCACCATAAATTATTACGCTCAGATTGACTTTGTCGCTTTCGAGCGCTTCATCGACATTATTGGCGGCGTCAAGATGGATATTCCGTCGGACACTCGCGTAGAAGTCATCGGCGACCAGCGCACCAACTGCCCGCCAGGAGGTTGTACGCTAATCCCCAGCGGTCGCCAGGTACTGAACGGCCAACTGGCATTGGCCTATGCACGCGCCCGCCACAGCGGCGACGGCGACTTTGACCGCTCCAGCCGCCAGCAAGAAGTCATCCTGGCCATGCGTGAACAGTTGGCCCGCGACGATGTGCGCGCCGTGGTACTCAATAATCTACTGAACATCTACAACGAACTCTCCAACGGCATCAACACCAACATGGGCATTGAAGAGGCGCTTAGCCTGGCCTGGTCGGTGAAGGACGTCAAGGTCGAAAACATCCGCCGCGGTGTGCTCGGCCCCAACGCCTGCCAGGCAGCCGGCTGCATTGGCAAGGATTACGTCACCATTAGCAACTCGCCAGATGGCCTCTCGATCTTGAAGCCTGTCTCGCAAAACATCCGCTTGCTGCGTGACGAGATCTTCTCGGCCGGCACGGTGCGCAGCCCGCTGGCCGCCAGCAGCGAGGCCACCGATCTGATGAAGATGGAAGCCGCTCAGGTCTCAATTTTCAACGGCTCCGGCCAAGGCGGCTTGGCGGAAAGCACCAAAGCCTACCTGGAGGCGCGCGGCATGCTGATCTCTAGCGTGAACAGCGCCGACAATGTCGGGGGCACCCTGATTTACGATTACACGGGCAACCCCTATACGGTGCAATATCTGGCGACATTGATGGGCGTCAACTCGGCCCGCATTTACAGCCGCTACGACCCCAACAGCGCAGTCGATGTAGAAGTGGTGCTCGGCCCTGAATGGGTGGTGCCGGCTCAATAG
- the polA gene encoding DNA polymerase I, producing MPATLYLIDGHALAYRTYFALTGAGAGGDRWTTSKGEPTAGVFGFTSVLLRILEQDRPDYMAVAFDRGRTFRDDLFADYKATREKMPDDLRAQIDRIRELVDAFNIPRLELDNYEADDILGSVARKVSEQGIGVKIITGDKDLLQLVSPRVIVSLPGKSLSDSKDYYEKDVQDYLGVLPEQVVDFKALVGDKSDNIPGVPGIGEKSAADLLNQYKTLEGIYAHLDELKPAQRKKLEENREKADLSYKLARIVTDLEIDFDPEDARTSELRPKEVEPIFQQLEFRALMGRLNKVMEILGVAPPPSSPTSGQQLGLFADESAADYSKRLDSTATIVDTPGKLAELVETLRTAKLISFDTETTGTQHMSCELVGLSFAVQPKHGYYVPVGHELRLGEQQLALEEVLEAVRGPLSDPKIPKVGHNLSFDTVVLARYGVPVTPLAFDSMIAEWLADPGSRNLGLKNLAWVRLNLEMTEISELLGSGRKQITMAQVPIEKAGPYAAADAEVVLRLMPVLEARLDELQSHKLLDQIEMPLVPVLTAMEQRGILLDIPFLQSMSSELEAQMGEMATSVYQHIGEEINLNSPQQLAHALFDRLQIEPPRGVRKTATGSYSTAADILDSLRDKHPIVPTLLDYRELSKLKSTYLDALPNEVNAQTGRVHTSYNQTGTVTGRIASSEPNLQNIPIRTDLGRRVRRAFIAAPGHVLLSVDYSQIELRIVAHIADDEAMLDAFRAGQDIHVTTAAAILGLELEQVSGSARRNAKAVNFGLIYGMSPFGLTRSTDLTLAEAEDFVKGYFERFPKVKAYIDNTKAQARETGYVETLLGRRRYFPGLKDGTNYVLRSRLEREAINSPIQGTAADIMKLAMLRVAAALPAAGLAGGMLLQVHDELVLEVPESELEETARLVTAEMTAAYTLKVPLAADAKWGKNWGQMENIPLASPSS from the coding sequence ATGCCTGCCACGCTGTATCTAATCGACGGCCACGCCCTGGCTTACCGCACTTACTTCGCCCTAACCGGTGCGGGCGCCGGGGGAGACCGTTGGACGACCTCCAAGGGCGAACCCACTGCAGGCGTGTTCGGCTTTACTTCAGTACTGCTGCGCATTCTGGAGCAGGACCGCCCGGATTACATGGCCGTGGCTTTTGACCGCGGACGCACTTTCCGCGATGATTTATTCGCCGACTACAAGGCCACCCGTGAGAAGATGCCGGATGACCTGCGCGCCCAAATCGACCGCATCCGCGAATTGGTGGACGCTTTCAATATCCCGCGTCTGGAGCTGGACAACTACGAGGCCGACGATATTTTGGGCAGCGTGGCCCGTAAAGTGTCCGAGCAGGGCATCGGCGTCAAGATCATCACCGGCGACAAAGACCTGCTGCAGTTGGTTTCGCCACGCGTGATCGTCAGCCTGCCCGGCAAATCGCTGTCGGACTCCAAGGATTATTACGAGAAGGATGTGCAGGACTACCTGGGCGTACTGCCAGAACAAGTGGTGGACTTCAAAGCCCTGGTGGGCGACAAGTCCGACAATATTCCCGGCGTGCCGGGCATCGGCGAAAAAAGCGCCGCCGACCTGCTGAACCAGTACAAGACCCTGGAGGGCATTTACGCCCATCTGGACGAACTCAAACCTGCCCAGCGCAAGAAGCTGGAAGAGAACCGCGAGAAGGCCGACCTGAGCTACAAGTTGGCCCGCATCGTCACCGACCTGGAGATTGACTTTGACCCAGAGGACGCCCGCACCAGCGAATTGCGCCCCAAAGAGGTCGAGCCCATTTTCCAGCAATTGGAATTCCGCGCCCTGATGGGCCGCCTGAACAAAGTCATGGAAATTTTGGGCGTGGCCCCGCCGCCCAGCTCTCCCACCAGCGGCCAGCAGCTGGGCCTGTTCGCCGACGAAAGCGCCGCAGACTATTCCAAGCGGCTGGATTCCACCGCCACCATCGTGGACACGCCGGGAAAGCTGGCCGAGCTGGTTGAGACGCTGCGCACCGCCAAGCTGATCTCGTTCGACACCGAGACCACCGGCACGCAACACATGAGCTGCGAACTGGTCGGCCTGTCTTTCGCCGTGCAGCCCAAACATGGCTACTATGTGCCCGTGGGCCACGAACTGCGCCTGGGCGAGCAGCAGCTGGCGCTGGAAGAGGTGCTGGAGGCAGTGCGCGGCCCGCTCAGCGACCCCAAGATCCCCAAAGTAGGCCACAACCTGAGCTTTGACACGGTGGTGCTGGCGCGTTACGGCGTGCCGGTGACCCCGTTGGCCTTCGACAGTATGATCGCCGAATGGCTGGCCGACCCGGGCTCGCGCAACCTGGGGCTAAAGAACCTGGCCTGGGTGCGTCTCAACTTGGAAATGACTGAGATCAGTGAACTGTTGGGCAGCGGCCGCAAGCAGATCACCATGGCACAAGTACCCATCGAGAAGGCCGGCCCCTACGCCGCCGCCGACGCCGAGGTGGTGCTGCGCCTGATGCCGGTGCTGGAAGCCCGCTTGGACGAGCTGCAATCGCACAAGCTGCTGGACCAGATCGAGATGCCGCTGGTGCCTGTCTTGACCGCTATGGAACAACGCGGCATTTTGCTGGATATTCCCTTCCTGCAAAGCATGTCTTCCGAGCTGGAAGCCCAGATGGGCGAAATGGCCACCTCGGTCTACCAGCATATTGGTGAAGAGATCAACCTCAATTCGCCACAGCAGCTGGCCCATGCGCTTTTTGACCGCCTGCAGATCGAACCGCCCCGCGGCGTGCGCAAAACCGCCACCGGTTCGTATTCCACCGCGGCGGACATCCTGGACAGCCTGCGCGACAAACATCCCATCGTGCCCACTTTGCTTGACTATCGCGAGCTCTCCAAGCTCAAGTCCACCTATCTGGATGCCCTGCCCAACGAAGTCAATGCCCAAACAGGCCGGGTGCATACCTCTTACAACCAAACCGGCACGGTCACCGGGCGCATCGCCTCCAGCGAACCCAATTTGCAGAACATCCCCATCCGCACCGACCTCGGCCGCCGCGTGCGCCGCGCCTTCATTGCCGCCCCGGGCCATGTGCTGCTCAGTGTGGACTATTCGCAGATCGAGCTGCGCATCGTCGCCCACATTGCCGATGATGAAGCCATGCTGGACGCCTTCCGCGCCGGGCAAGACATCCACGTCACCACTGCCGCCGCCATTCTGGGGCTGGAACTGGAGCAGGTCAGCGGGAGCGCCCGGCGCAACGCCAAGGCGGTCAACTTCGGCCTGATCTACGGCATGAGCCCCTTTGGCCTGACCCGCAGCACCGATCTGACCCTGGCTGAGGCGGAAGATTTCGTCAAAGGCTATTTCGAACGCTTCCCCAAGGTCAAAGCCTATATCGACAACACCAAAGCCCAGGCGCGTGAAACCGGCTATGTCGAAACACTGCTGGGCCGCCGGCGCTATTTCCCCGGCCTCAAAGACGGCACCAACTATGTCTTGCGCAGCCGTCTGGAACGTGAAGCGATCAACAGCCCCATTCAGGGCACGGCCGCAGATATTATGAAGCTGGCCATGCTGCGCGTGGCAGCCGCCCTGCCGGCGGCCGGGCTGGCCGGCGGCATGCTGCTGCAAGTGCACGACGAGCTGGTGCTTGAGGTGCCTGAGAGCGAGCTGGAGGAAACCGCCCGCTTGGTGACGGCCGAGATGACGGCCGCCTATACGTTGAAAGTGCCATTGGCAGCCGACGCCAAATGGGGCAAGAACTGGGGCCAGATGGAAAACATCCCCCTGGCCTCTCCCAGCTCCTGA
- a CDS encoding AI-2E family transporter, translating to MPKTLKASPTEKSPRWNSTTKLIAGLTLVAIVGTFVVRFSGFLGPILSAFIFSYLLHPLVSRLTANSRLSWRAAVNIVFVVFIVLLGWLLTMAGVVIVEQMANLVKVVEGYVQQLPELLHNLGEAPVVLGPFSLDFSGLEQSLIEGFNLDFARLGQEVISTVQPALGQAGSLLGAVATSTIATLGWFLFIFILTYMILSEAGDAPNLLRGADLPGHDNDIRRIGREISRTWNAFLRGQLMLVGIIIISSFTLMSVLGVRYALALALITGLAKFVPYIGSFAMYVTTALVAFFQPENYLGIDPGTNYMLVATIPAFLMDMVFDNLVTPRFLGSALGVHPAAVLVTALLAANLLGFVGLILAAPVLASLQLIARFIMRKILDLDPWPEPEKRGKQELPLSKYLRNLASQAKQRVLAFFNQLEKRTKKK from the coding sequence ATGCCAAAAACCTTAAAAGCTAGCCCCACAGAAAAATCGCCGCGGTGGAATTCCACCACTAAGCTGATCGCTGGCTTAACGCTGGTGGCGATTGTGGGCACTTTTGTGGTGCGCTTTAGCGGCTTCCTCGGCCCGATCCTCTCCGCATTCATCTTCAGCTATTTACTGCATCCGCTGGTCAGCCGGCTAACAGCCAATAGCCGCCTCTCTTGGCGCGCGGCAGTCAATATCGTCTTTGTGGTCTTTATCGTGCTTTTGGGCTGGTTGCTGACCATGGCCGGCGTGGTCATCGTCGAGCAAATGGCCAATCTGGTCAAGGTGGTGGAGGGCTACGTGCAGCAATTGCCCGAACTGCTGCACAACCTGGGCGAGGCGCCCGTGGTGCTCGGTCCCTTCTCGCTGGACTTTAGCGGACTGGAACAAAGCCTGATCGAGGGCTTCAATCTGGACTTTGCCCGCTTGGGCCAGGAAGTCATTTCCACGGTGCAGCCCGCCTTGGGGCAGGCCGGCAGCCTGCTGGGCGCGGTGGCTACGTCCACCATCGCCACTCTGGGCTGGTTCCTGTTCATCTTTATCTTGACATACATGATCCTTTCGGAAGCGGGGGATGCACCCAACCTGCTGCGCGGCGCGGACCTGCCAGGGCATGACAACGATATTCGCCGCATCGGCCGTGAGATCTCACGGACCTGGAACGCCTTCCTGCGCGGCCAGCTGATGCTGGTCGGCATCATCATCATCAGCTCATTCACCTTGATGAGCGTGTTGGGCGTACGCTACGCGCTGGCCCTGGCGCTGATCACCGGCCTGGCCAAGTTTGTGCCTTACATTGGCTCCTTCGCCATGTACGTCACTACGGCTTTGGTGGCCTTCTTTCAACCCGAGAACTACCTGGGGATCGATCCCGGCACCAACTACATGCTAGTCGCCACCATCCCGGCTTTCCTGATGGATATGGTCTTCGACAACCTGGTGACGCCCCGCTTCCTTGGCAGCGCGCTGGGCGTGCACCCCGCCGCAGTCCTGGTTACCGCCCTGCTGGCCGCCAATCTGCTCGGCTTTGTCGGCCTGATCCTGGCTGCTCCAGTGCTGGCTAGCCTGCAACTGATCGCCCGCTTCATCATGCGCAAGATTCTGGACCTGGACCCCTGGCCAGAGCCTGAAAAGCGCGGCAAACAGGAACTTCCCTTGAGCAAGTATCTGCGCAACCTGGCCAGCCAGGCAAAGCAGCGTGTCTTGGCGTTTTTCAACCAACTAGAAAAAAGGACGAAGAAGAAATGA